The Candidatus Taylorbacteria bacterium genome contains the following window.
TCCTCCTTTGCCCCGAAATTATTGCAGGTTACCAAGGTCAGCTTCTGAATATCCGATTTCAAATTTATTTCCACATCGCTGTCCTTGCTTAGAACCACGGAGCTCACCCGATAGACATATTTGTGACTCTTAGAGTACACGTCAATTTCATCTCCCACGGAAAGCGTGCCTATGTCATTTAATGCCCGATACGCCTTGTTGTATACGATTTTTAAATGGCTCGAGTGTCCAAGCAACAGAATGTTTCCCGGTTCACCCGGTAATCCGGAGCCAGGATAGCGAACCACTCCGCTCTGTAAAGCTTCGTCCAATGCCCACACCGCTTTTCTTTCCGGATTTGAAATCGGTGAATCAACGCCAACTTTTGCTATGACAATGCGTGTCGGCGCCTCGCTCCCGATTGCATGATTGACACTGCTTGCGGATTTGGAAGTGGGAACAGGCGTCTTCGTTTTAGAAACAGTCTGCGCTGTCGTCACAGGTCGCACAGTGTAGATTTTTTCCACAGTTTTGTCCAATTGGGCTGGAATCGAGATTGCATAAATTGCATTATCCGGAGCGCTCTTCGCATTATCGGCTGTTTGCAAATCTTGAGTTTGCGCCTGGCTGAGAGAAAGAACTGAAGCATGGAGCATGGGGAAAAATCCGAAAAACGCCCAAGTAATGAGAAAGACGAGAATACAGACAGCTAGCCACATAACCCACTGGAACATTTTTCCTGATAATATGCTTTCTTCAATTATGGGTAGTTCTTTTTTCATATGCACTTATTTAGCTTTAAAAGCCTTATTTATAGGCCTTATTCGTATCATTGACAATCTATATACGTTGTTCTATAATGGACTAATAAGGAGTGCTTAATTCCCCTTTATCCCTGTTAGTTATATATGATATAACATTATTGCTTTTCTGTCAACTACCTCCCCTTTTGTCTAATAAACCCTAAAACCTTTTACAATACCATGCAAGACGCACACATAAAAGAATTTCTAGATCCTAAAGAGCCCAAGCATGAAGAAAAGAAGGACCAGGCCGAACGAGCCCGCAACGCGGCAATTAAAACCTTTGCGGTTCTTGGACTTGCCGGCATTTTGGCTCTCGTTTCGTGGGGAGTCGTGAAATTCGCGCCCCAGGGAATCAAGTCTCTCACCTCCGCGACATTTTCGCTTACTTCTAAATTCATTCCGAACAAAAACAAACTTACGATTACTTCGGATAAACAAAAAGTATCTTCGGGGGTAATGTTCATTTTAAGCTGGACAAATAGAAACGAAGAAAAAGGCACGTACTCGCTTACCTACCCCTGCGCGGACGATTTTCATCTTGAGGCGGTTGAAATCCAATCAAATAAAAAATTAACGATTCCCTGTAGCACTGATTTCGCTTTCGCTTCAGATGAAAATAAAATTACCCTCATTCCGCTCCTAAATATAAATCAAAACGTGAATGTCCCCATCACTTTGAATTTCACAACCGATGGAAGCGAGAAAGTTACGAGCTCGTCGAGCGTCACCATGGCTTTCACAAAAGTGTCTCCTCCTCTTCAGCCCGCCATCGCCACTTCAACTTCGAACGCTTTGGCATTAAGTCCGATTTTAACTGATACCCCTCCGCCAGTGCTCGCGCCTTCTCCAACACCAACTCTTGTAGTCGCGCCAAGTCCTACTCCGCGTCCTACTCCTGTCGCGCGCCAACCTGTTTACACCTACGTTCCGCAACCCGCTCCTCCGCGAGAAGACCCGTTCGGAAGACCTGACCTCTCGATTCGCATTTTGGCAACGGGAACCGTAAACTCGCGTAACCAATTTATTGAACAGTCAGCAATTGACTCGAACGAAAGAGCGGCAGTGCGTTTTGAAGTGCAAAATATTGGCACGAAAGGCAGTGGCATATGGCGTTTCGAATCTGAACTTCCAACGCAGAGATCCTATACCTTCCGCTCTGACCTCGAACCCACACTCT
Protein-coding sequences here:
- a CDS encoding CARDB domain-containing protein, whose product is MQDAHIKEFLDPKEPKHEEKKDQAERARNAAIKTFAVLGLAGILALVSWGVVKFAPQGIKSLTSATFSLTSKFIPNKNKLTITSDKQKVSSGVMFILSWTNRNEEKGTYSLTYPCADDFHLEAVEIQSNKKLTIPCSTDFAFASDENKITLIPLLNINQNVNVPITLNFTTDGSEKVTSSSSVTMAFTKVSPPLQPAIATSTSNALALSPILTDTPPPVLAPSPTPTLVVAPSPTPRPTPVARQPVYTYVPQPAPPREDPFGRPDLSIRILATGTVNSRNQFIEQSAIDSNERAAVRFEVQNIGTKGSGIWRFESELPTQRSYTFRSDLEPTLFPGDKIEFTLAFDEFENTSNLRFTIQVDPSDQIDELDENNNDAGVGIRVN
- a CDS encoding sortase; the protein is MKKELPIIEESILSGKMFQWVMWLAVCILVFLITWAFFGFFPMLHASVLSLSQAQTQDLQTADNAKSAPDNAIYAISIPAQLDKTVEKIYTVRPVTTAQTVSKTKTPVPTSKSASSVNHAIGSEAPTRIVIAKVGVDSPISNPERKAVWALDEALQSGVVRYPGSGLPGEPGNILLLGHSSHLKIVYNKAYRALNDIGTLSVGDEIDVYSKSHKYVYRVSSVVLSKDSDVEINLKSDIQKLTLVTCNNFGAKEDRFVVVAELATII